The following coding sequences lie in one Vallitalea longa genomic window:
- a CDS encoding endonuclease MutS2 has translation MNTKVLKTLEYNKIIEQLVSKTSSKMGKELSSSLVPYCDLATINNKQKETSQAATMILRRGSLALGGLKDIRASIKRLFIGGDLSQIELLNIGELLRVAKQVKAYAKSAKDTNTANNLDIIYGLFDAIELINPLYKEITRCIISEEEISDDASRELYNIRRQMKISNGKIKEHLNKIITSSTYKTMLQDPIITLRNDRYCVPVKQEYRGSFRGMIHDQSASGSTLFIEPISVVELNNKIKELFTKEKQEIEKILADLSSMCFIQKEELASNMKILTEIDFIFAKGELSIALNGTEPIFNDDKYINIKKGRHPLLDKNTVVPIDIHLGKDFTTLMITGPNTGGKTVTLKTVGLLTLMGQAGLHIPAFDKSQLTIFDDIFADIGDEQSIEQSLSTFSSHMTNIIDILQNATDNSLVLFDELGAGTDPTEGAALANAILENLHSKNVLTIATTHYSELKVYALSTEGVENACCEFDVNSLRPTYRLLIGIPGKSNAFAISKRLGLTDNIIEEAKQLLEHKEIRFEDLITELEISKKTTLLEKEKALRYSREAEELKNKVDVQRDKIQKQKDKLINEAKEEAYKILNNAKDEADNIIKSMNKLRTNTDNSKEMEIHRSKLRSSISSLEKDLSTGIKRRKTTTKSPKDLKQGDTVFVSTFNQKGTVLQPPNSKGDVLVQLGIMKTKVNIKNLSYVKSNEIDYKTKVPKTKNNISSKSMSISPEIDVRGRNVDEAIGELDKFLDDAYLSHLPQITIIHGKGTGVLRAGIHTFLKRVKYVKTYRIGNYGEGDSGVTIVEFK, from the coding sequence ATGAATACTAAAGTTTTGAAAACATTAGAATATAATAAAATTATTGAACAATTGGTGAGTAAGACTTCTTCAAAAATGGGAAAAGAATTATCATCCTCATTGGTACCTTACTGTGATCTTGCTACTATTAACAACAAACAAAAAGAAACTTCCCAAGCAGCAACCATGATACTGCGAAGAGGTTCACTAGCATTAGGTGGATTAAAAGACATAAGAGCCTCTATCAAAAGATTATTTATAGGCGGCGACCTTTCTCAAATAGAACTTCTCAATATAGGAGAACTATTAAGAGTAGCCAAGCAAGTAAAAGCCTATGCAAAATCTGCTAAAGATACTAATACGGCTAATAATCTAGATATAATATACGGTTTATTTGATGCTATAGAACTAATTAATCCTCTTTATAAGGAAATAACTAGATGTATAATATCTGAAGAAGAAATATCCGATGACGCAAGTCGTGAATTATATAATATAAGACGTCAAATGAAAATTTCTAACGGGAAAATAAAAGAACACCTTAATAAAATCATTACTTCAAGTACTTATAAAACCATGTTGCAAGACCCTATAATTACTCTACGTAATGATAGATACTGTGTTCCTGTGAAGCAAGAATACAGAGGTAGTTTCAGAGGAATGATACATGACCAATCAGCATCAGGCTCAACATTATTCATAGAACCTATATCAGTTGTTGAATTGAATAATAAAATCAAAGAACTCTTTACAAAAGAAAAACAGGAAATAGAAAAAATATTAGCCGATTTGAGTTCAATGTGTTTCATTCAAAAAGAAGAATTAGCCAGTAATATGAAAATATTAACAGAAATAGACTTTATTTTTGCAAAAGGCGAATTGTCCATAGCACTTAACGGTACAGAACCAATATTCAATGATGACAAATACATCAACATCAAAAAAGGACGTCATCCATTACTTGATAAGAATACCGTTGTACCTATAGATATACATTTAGGTAAAGATTTCACCACACTCATGATCACAGGCCCTAATACAGGAGGTAAAACTGTCACTCTAAAAACAGTAGGACTACTTACATTAATGGGACAGGCAGGACTACATATTCCTGCATTCGATAAGTCACAACTTACGATATTTGATGATATATTCGCTGACATCGGAGATGAGCAAAGCATCGAACAATCCTTGAGTACATTCTCCTCTCATATGACTAATATTATTGATATCCTACAAAATGCTACTGATAACTCACTAGTACTATTTGATGAATTAGGTGCAGGTACAGATCCTACAGAAGGTGCTGCTTTAGCAAATGCAATCTTAGAGAACCTTCATAGCAAAAATGTTCTTACCATAGCCACAACTCACTATAGTGAATTAAAAGTATATGCTCTTTCTACTGAAGGTGTAGAAAATGCATGCTGTGAATTTGATGTAAATTCATTAAGACCTACTTATAGATTACTTATAGGTATACCTGGTAAAAGTAACGCTTTTGCTATATCTAAAAGATTAGGTCTGACCGATAATATAATTGAAGAAGCAAAACAATTATTAGAACACAAAGAAATACGTTTTGAAGATTTAATAACTGAATTGGAAATTAGTAAAAAGACGACACTATTAGAAAAAGAAAAAGCACTTAGATATAGTAGAGAAGCTGAAGAATTAAAAAACAAAGTTGATGTACAACGTGATAAGATTCAAAAACAGAAAGATAAATTGATAAATGAAGCTAAAGAAGAAGCTTACAAAATTCTCAATAACGCAAAAGATGAAGCAGATAATATTATCAAGAGTATGAATAAGCTTAGAACAAATACTGATAATTCAAAAGAAATGGAAATCCACAGAAGTAAACTTAGATCATCCATCTCTTCATTAGAGAAAGATTTATCTACAGGAATAAAAAGAAGAAAAACAACTACAAAATCTCCAAAAGACCTAAAACAAGGAGATACTGTATTCGTATCTACCTTCAATCAAAAAGGAACAGTACTTCAACCCCCTAATTCAAAAGGAGATGTATTAGTCCAGTTAGGTATAATGAAGACCAAAGTTAATATTAAGAATCTTAGTTACGTTAAAAGCAATGAAATAGATTATAAAACAAAAGTTCCAAAAACCAAAAATAATATTTCTTCAAAATCCATGTCCATATCACCTGAAATAGATGTACGTGGTAGAAATGTTGACGAAGCAATTGGTGAGCTTGATAAATTTCTTGATGATGCATATTTATCTCACCTTCCACAAATTACTATAATACATGGAAAAGGAACCGGTGTACTTAGAGCAGGTATTCATACATTTTTAAAAAGAGTAAAATATGTCAAAACCTATAGAATAGGTAATTATGGTGAAGGTGACTCAGGTGTAACTATAGTTGAATTTAAATAA
- a CDS encoding sensor histidine kinase — protein MFKSFVNKFFFIYAILTLIIFMILTTALTNIIESFIINNYKQNMLNVAEVISEEYISAYSDQTKMATLNFEYQVAVLSNHIDSRIWILSSDGTVQIDSEKGVNSFENIKIENKSIEKAQNGEIVTLRGNFYGLSSTPLVTVIYPIKINSTTRGIIVMHSLYPEIKKEANYFFNLTIICLLFSLLFSIMLMFIFSRRITKTFQEMNKTARSIANGNFESRIMITTNDDVGELATNLNFMAAELGKLEEMRRSFIANISHDFRSPLTSIKGFVQAILDGTIPPENQEKYLNIVLDETNRLTKLTNEILLLTKLENNGIQLDYSVFDIHLIIREVLIKFERKISEKKIHITLLIDEKQIMVTADKDKIQRVIYNLIDNAVKFCSKGDRITIETTKYKDKVNISVKDNGPGIKENEIKYIFNRFHKTDRSRGEDKKGTGLGLSIVKEIMTAHGETINVNSKLNVGTEFVFTLALAKNK, from the coding sequence ATGTTTAAATCATTTGTCAACAAATTCTTCTTCATATATGCAATATTGACATTAATAATATTCATGATACTAACCACAGCATTAACCAATATTATTGAATCTTTTATTATTAATAACTACAAACAGAATATGCTTAATGTAGCAGAAGTCATAAGTGAAGAATATATATCAGCTTACTCCGATCAAACTAAGATGGCTACTCTCAACTTTGAATATCAAGTAGCGGTCCTAAGTAACCATATTGATTCAAGGATATGGATTCTATCTAGTGACGGAACAGTTCAGATAGATTCTGAAAAAGGAGTAAATTCTTTTGAGAATATTAAAATAGAAAATAAGAGTATAGAAAAAGCTCAAAATGGAGAAATAGTAACATTGAGAGGTAATTTTTATGGATTATCATCTACTCCTCTTGTAACTGTGATATACCCAATTAAAATTAATAGTACAACAAGAGGTATTATAGTAATGCACTCTCTTTATCCTGAGATTAAAAAGGAAGCAAACTACTTCTTCAATTTAACTATCATATGTTTATTATTTTCATTATTATTTTCAATAATGCTCATGTTCATATTCTCCAGGAGAATAACCAAGACATTCCAAGAAATGAATAAGACCGCTAGATCCATCGCTAATGGAAATTTCGAAAGCAGAATTATGATAACTACTAATGATGATGTTGGAGAATTGGCTACCAACCTGAATTTCATGGCAGCTGAATTAGGAAAATTAGAGGAAATGCGAAGAAGCTTCATCGCTAATATATCCCATGATTTCCGTTCACCACTGACTTCCATTAAAGGTTTTGTACAGGCCATACTTGATGGTACTATACCACCAGAAAATCAAGAAAAATATTTGAATATAGTTCTTGATGAAACCAATAGATTAACTAAATTGACCAATGAGATATTATTACTGACAAAGCTTGAAAACAATGGTATTCAACTTGATTACTCTGTCTTTGATATTCATCTCATTATCAGAGAAGTATTAATAAAATTCGAACGTAAAATTAGTGAGAAAAAGATTCACATTACATTATTAATTGATGAAAAACAGATTATGGTAACAGCTGACAAAGATAAAATTCAAAGAGTAATCTATAATCTTATCGATAATGCTGTTAAATTCTGTAGCAAAGGAGACCGAATAACAATAGAAACAACTAAGTATAAAGACAAAGTCAATATCTCAGTTAAAGATAATGGTCCGGGAATAAAAGAAAACGAAATCAAATACATCTTCAATAGATTCCATAAAACTGACCGTTCACGAGGCGAAGATAAGAAAGGAACCGGTTTAGGTCTTTCTATCGTAAAAGAAATAATGACCGCTCACGGAGAAACTATTAATGTTAATAGTAAATTAAATGTCGGTACTGAATTTGTCTTCACTCTTGCTTTAGCCAAAAACAAATAA
- a CDS encoding response regulator transcription factor, whose amino-acid sequence MESKQKILIVDDDPNITELISLYLNKEGYLTKFVHNGNNAVKAFQTFAPNLVILDLMLPGMDGYDICKEIRKISNIPIIMLTAKGETFDKILGLELGADDYMVKPFDTKELTARVKAVLRRYQPWDDKNKQVVVPNLTINLSNYTVIHYDKKIEMPPKELELLYFLASNSNQVFTREQLLDRIWGYEYIGDTRTVDVHVKRIREKIKETEYWGIKTVWGIGYKFEVK is encoded by the coding sequence ATGGAATCCAAGCAAAAAATACTTATTGTCGATGATGATCCAAATATTACAGAGCTGATATCACTATATCTTAATAAAGAAGGCTATCTGACCAAATTTGTTCATAATGGTAATAACGCAGTAAAAGCTTTTCAAACATTTGCACCTAATTTAGTCATATTAGATTTAATGCTTCCTGGAATGGATGGCTATGATATTTGTAAAGAAATAAGAAAGATAAGTAATATACCTATCATTATGTTAACTGCCAAAGGAGAAACTTTTGATAAAATTCTAGGACTAGAGCTTGGCGCTGATGACTATATGGTAAAACCTTTTGATACCAAAGAATTAACTGCTAGAGTAAAGGCAGTTCTTAGAAGATATCAACCATGGGATGATAAGAATAAACAGGTAGTCGTTCCTAACCTAACAATCAATCTATCAAACTATACAGTAATACATTATGATAAGAAAATCGAAATGCCACCTAAGGAACTTGAACTTCTGTATTTCTTAGCTTCTAATTCTAATCAAGTATTTACAAGAGAACAACTACTAGACAGAATATGGGGTTACGAATACATTGGTGATACAAGAACTGTTGATGTACACGTAAAGAGGATTAGGGAAAAAATTAAAGAAACTGAATATTGGGGAATAAAGACTGTGTGGGGAATAGGATATAAATTTGAGGTGAAGTAA